TTCATATCCGGAAGCTATGGCAGCCCGGCCTGATGCCATCATGGGTACGGGTCGTTCTGACTATCCCAATCAGGTGAATAATGTTCTGGGTTTCCCCTTCATATTCAGAGGTGCCCTGGATGTTCAGGCTACTGAGATCAATGAAGAAATGAAAGTGGCCGCTACCATTGCCCTGGCAACACTGGCCAAAGAAGATACCCCAGATGAAGTGATCCAGATTTATGGCCTGGATCATCTGGAGTTTGGCCGGGATTACCTGATTCCCAAGCCTTTTGATCCTCGTGTATTGCTCTGGGAGTCAGTCGCGGTGGCAAAAGCAGCCATGGAAACCGGGGTTGCTCGTCGCACTATCGATCTGGATGAATACAAAGAAGAATTGGAAGCCCGCTTGGGCAAGGGCCGTGAATTCATGCGGACCCTCTATAACCGGGCCAAGAGTGCCCCAAAACGGGTGATTTATCCTGAGGGAGAGAATGAACGCATCATTCGGGCCAGTCAACTAATTCGCCAGGAAGGTATTGCAGAGCCGATTCTGGTTGGCCGAGAGGATAAGATCAAGGCAACAGCAAAAACCTTAAATATTTCTCTGGAAGGTGTGAAGATCGTAGAGCCCCTAAAGTGTGAACGCCGGAAGGAATTTATTGAAGAATTCTATAAGATGCGACAACGTAAGGGGACGACACAGAATGGCGCCCGACGTTTTATGGAGCGCCGGTATTATTTTGCTGCTATGATGTTACGCATGGGGGAAGCGGATGCAATGATCTCAGGTATCACCCAGCAATATCCTGATGCTTTACGGCCTGTGCTTCAGGTGATTAAAACCAGACCGGAAACGAAGCATGTTGCGGGTTTATTTTTACTCATCTTCAAGGATGGTATGAAAATTTTTGCTGATGTGTCTGTAAACATAGACCCCACAGCTGAAGTACTTTCGGAGATCGCACTCATGGCTGCTGAAGAGGCTAAACGCTGGCGGATGATTCCCCGAGTGGCTATGTTGAGTTATTCCAATTTCGGGGCGTCTGATCACGTCCACGCCCAAAAAGTACGAGAAGCTGTCAGACTCGTTCACGAAAAAGACCCTGAACTCATGATCGATGGGGAAATGAATGCCGATGTTGCCATTCTGCCAGCCTTGCAGGAAGAGCACTATCCTTTCAGCGAACTCAAAGGTTCAGCCAATGTCTTGATCTTTCCAGACCTTCAATCGGCTAATATCAGTTACAAGTTGGTTCACCGGCTTAGTGATGCAGAAGCCATTGGACCTATTCTGGTTGGAATGGAGCAGCCAGTTCATATTCTGCAAGTTGGATCAACCAGCGTTCAGGATGTGGCCAATATGACAGCTATCGCAGTCGTGGATGCCCAGGAGCAATAGTAGTCAAGGTCACAGATAAATCAATTTGGACAGACTCTGATCTGCATTTTACGCGGAAATAGATCGGGTGATTTGACACGAGCTGGCCAGTTGGAGTTTCAGCTTACTGAAAAATCAGTGCAGAGTCGATGATTCGGCACTTGAAGACCCATGAGGTGCCGTCTATATTGGCGCGCAAATGTTGAAAGAAAGGGCACTTAAAAAATCATGCAGGAACATTACGGAATAGCTTTAACCTTCGGCGTTGTAGCCTTTCTTCTTATGTATATGGGCTTCATTATTCAAAAGCTGATCGCCCCAAAAAATAAAACTGAATTAAAGATGGATACCTATGAATGTGGTGAGGAACCGGAAGGGGACGGTTGGTTACAGTTCAATATCCGTTTTTATGTTGTGGCTCTCATTTTTATCATATTCGATGTTGAAGTCGTCTTCCTGTTTCCCTGGGCCGTGGTCTTTAAGGAAATGGGTTTTCTGACCTTTGTAGAGGTTTTTGTCTTTATGTTGATCCTCATCGTTGGTCTGGCTTATGTCTGGGTCAAGGGTGATCTGGACTGGGTGAAAATGAAACTTAAATATGGTGCAGGTCGTTATTCAGCGGCCAAACTGAACGAAGCGGAGACCAAATAGATGGGTGCTCTGAATAATAAATTCAATGAGAATATCCTCATTACATCCCTGGATAAATTACTGAACTGGTCACGTTCCGGCTCAGAATGGTATTTTCAATTCGGACTGGCCTGCTGTGCCATCGAAATGATGTCAGCCGCTGCAGCCCGGCATGATCTGGAACGCTTCGGTGCTATGCCTCGTTCTTCGCCACGCCAGGCAGATGTTATGATCGTTGCCGGAACTGTCACGTTGAAGATGGCTACCCGGGTTAAACGACTTTACGAACAAATGGCTGAACCAAAGTATGTGATTTCCATGGGGTCATGTGCCAACTCAGGTGGACCCTATTGGCAGCATGGCTATCATGTTCTAAAAGGAGTCGATCAGATCATACCGGTTGATGTATATATCCCGGGTTGTCCTCCGCGACCAGAAGCCCTTATTGAGGGTTTGCTGCATCTCCAGAAAAAGATGCGTGAAGAGCCAAGATTGGCAAAGAAAGAGGGCCAGGAGTGACCGAGCAAGAGATTTACACTGAATTAGTTGCAAAATTCGGTGACAAGATCATCGAGTTTGTAGAGGAAGAAACTCTCAATCCAACGGTAATTGTCAGATCGAATGATGTGGCATCCGTGTGTCGTTATTTGAAAGGTACTGAATCCCTGCAATTCGATTCCCTGATGAATTTGGCCGGTCATGATCCTGATGGCGAATCGGATCTGAGTGTGGTTTATCATCTGCATTCAACTGAATTGGATCACTATATCACGCTGAAAGTCTTCACCGATCGTTCAGATGCCTCAGTGGAAAGCGTGGCGAATATCTTCCGGACAGCGGACTGGCATGAACGGGAAGCCTGGGATCTTTACGGTATCAAATTTAAGGGCCATCCCGATTTAAAACGCATCTTGCTGGAAGAAGATTGGGAAGGACACCCCCTGAAAAAAGATTATGTAGCTGCTGAATTCTATCGCGGTATGCGCATTGCGAAGGTGAAATAATGGGACGTTTGCACGCAGAAGAAATGATCCTGAACATGGGTCCCCAGCATCCCAGTACTCACGGCGTACTTCGCCTCAAATTGCGCACTGATGGTGAGATTGTCTCTCATATTGAACCTGTGATCGGCTATCTCCATCGTTCTTTTGAAAAACATGCTGAGAATCTTGAGTATCAACAGGTTACACCCTTCTGTGGTCGCTGTGATTATCTGGCTGCCATGGGTAGTGAACATGGTTATGCCATGGCCGTGGAAAAGATGATGGGTATTGAATTGCCGGAGCGGGTGGAATATCTCAGGGTTATCTTTGCTGAATTGCAACGTATCGCCAGTCATCTGGTTGCCGTTGGAACCTTTGGCTTGGATGTAGGTGCCATTACACCGTTTATCTATTGTTTTCGTGAGCGGGAACTGATCCTGGATCTATTTGAAATGGCTTCCGGCGCCCGTTTACTTTATAATTATATCTGGATCGGTGGTCTGGCTCACGATGTACCCCCTGGGTTTGTTGAAAAGACCTATGAATTTTTAGATAATTTTGATACCCGAGTGGCTGAATACAATCAGATTCTCACCGGAAATAAGATTTTTATTGAAAGAGCTGCTGATATCGGGGTCATGACCCCTGAAGTAGCTATTAATTACGGAGTGACCGGTCCCAGTCTTAGAGCTTCCGGAGTGAATATCGATATTCGCCGGACCCAACCCTATTCCATCTATGATCGTTTTGAGTTTGATATTCCGCTGGGAGAAGGTGCTCAGGGCACTATTGGTGATAGTTGGGATCGTTACTATGTTCGGGTTAGGGAGATGGAGGAAAGCGCCAGAATTATTCGCCAGGCTCTAGACCAGCTTCCCGTAGAAGGTGATGTCAAATCAGCCATTCCACGCCGCATTCGGCCACCAAAGGGTGAGATTTACTTTCGCAGTGAGAATGCCCGGGGTGAATTGGGTTACTACATCGTAAGTAATGGCAAGAATGTACCCCTGCGCGTTAAAATGCGTTCACCGGCATTTTCAAACCTTAGTGTTATTAACGAAATTGGCCAGGGCTGGATGATCTCTGATGTAATTGCGATCCTCGGTAGTCTGGACATTGTACTAGGGGAGATCGATCGCTAAATGATACAATCACTTGCAAACTGGATTTTGTCTTTTGACATTTTAGCAGGGCTGGGAAATCCCATCGCCTGGGGTCTGTCTTTATTCGTTGTATCAGCATTGATCTTTGTCTTTGTGGCAGTCAATGCCATCGTATTGGTCTATTTCGAGCGAAAAGTCTCCGCTTTCATGCAGGTTCGATTGGGACCGATGCGTGTCGGGAAATTTGGCTCGCTACAGACGGTTGCCGATGCACTAAAACTATTGCAGAAAGAGGATATTATTCCAAGGTCAGCGGATAAGATCTTATTTCTGATCGGACCCTGGGTCATTCTGGTGGCTTCGGTGGTTACCTTTGCTGCTATTCCTTTTTCGGATACGCTGCTGGCGGCCAATATGAATATTGGTCTGTTCTATGTTGTGTCTATTTCATCCATTGTAGTGCTGGGCATCGTCATGGCCGGGTGGGCTTCCAATAATAAATGGTCACTTTACGGCGCCATGCGTTCTGCGGCCCAGATTATTTCTTATGAAATACCCGTAGGTATTACCCTCATCGCAGTGGTTGCAGTTGTGGGTAGTTTAAATATGCAGACCATTGTTCAAGCCCAAGGTGGGGTAGGGAACCTGTTTCATTGGATTCCATTGCCACTTCCCAACTGGTTCATCTTTCATAACCCTTTTCTATTCCTGGCAGCCTTTATTTATTTGATAGGGGCTACTGCTGAGATCAATCGTACCCCTTTTGATATTCCGGAATCAGAATCTGAGCTGGTTGCTGGTTTTATGACAGAATATTCTGGTTTACGCTGGGCTTTATTCTTCTTATCTGAATACGCCAATGCTACCCTGGTTGCTTTTCTGGTTGCCATTGTTTTTCTAGGTGGTTGGCAGAGTCCTTTTGCAGACTATACAGGTGCGCAGATCGGGTTTTCGATTCTGACCCTGATAGCGCTCATGTGGACCGTTTTTGTGAAAGCAAAAGCCAAGCGCCTATCCATTTATCCGCTTGGTATTGGTCTGGCAATTACAATTGCTGCCTGGTTGTTCCCTGGATTTGCGATCTGGTTAGCCTCCCCCGGTTTATTCTGGATGCTCATGAAGGCGGGGACGATCATCTTTTTATTGA
This portion of the Candidatus Neomarinimicrobiota bacterium genome encodes:
- a CDS encoding NADP-dependent malic enzyme: MITKKDALHYHSMGSRKGKIEVIATKPFVTQRDLSLAYSPGVAYPCLEIEKDPALANEYTARGNLVAVISNGTAVLGLGNIGALAGKPVMEGKGVLFKRFADIDVFDIEIDSENPDEIINAVKLLEPTFGGINLEDIKSPECFYIEKKLKEEMNIPVFHDDQHGTAIISAAALLNAVEVVGKKMSEIKIVVSGAGASALSCSAHYIRMGARRENLIMCDSKGVIYKGREAGMNEYKLPFANDTKTRTIQEALNGADVFIGLSKKDIISGDDLKTMAPDPIIFAMANPDPEISYPEAMAARPDAIMGTGRSDYPNQVNNVLGFPFIFRGALDVQATEINEEMKVAATIALATLAKEDTPDEVIQIYGLDHLEFGRDYLIPKPFDPRVLLWESVAVAKAAMETGVARRTIDLDEYKEELEARLGKGREFMRTLYNRAKSAPKRVIYPEGENERIIRASQLIRQEGIAEPILVGREDKIKATAKTLNISLEGVKIVEPLKCERRKEFIEEFYKMRQRKGTTQNGARRFMERRYYFAAMMLRMGEADAMISGITQQYPDALRPVLQVIKTRPETKHVAGLFLLIFKDGMKIFADVSVNIDPTAEVLSEIALMAAEEAKRWRMIPRVAMLSYSNFGASDHVHAQKVREAVRLVHEKDPELMIDGEMNADVAILPALQEEHYPFSELKGSANVLIFPDLQSANISYKLVHRLSDAEAIGPILVGMEQPVHILQVGSTSVQDVANMTAIAVVDAQEQ
- a CDS encoding NADH-quinone oxidoreductase subunit A; the protein is MGFIIQKLIAPKNKTELKMDTYECGEEPEGDGWLQFNIRFYVVALIFIIFDVEVVFLFPWAVVFKEMGFLTFVEVFVFMLILIVGLAYVWVKGDLDWVKMKLKYGAGRYSAAKLNEAETK
- a CDS encoding NADH-quinone oxidoreductase subunit B family protein — its product is MGALNNKFNENILITSLDKLLNWSRSGSEWYFQFGLACCAIEMMSAAAARHDLERFGAMPRSSPRQADVMIVAGTVTLKMATRVKRLYEQMAEPKYVISMGSCANSGGPYWQHGYHVLKGVDQIIPVDVYIPGCPPRPEALIEGLLHLQKKMREEPRLAKKEGQE
- a CDS encoding NADH-quinone oxidoreductase subunit C translates to MTEQEIYTELVAKFGDKIIEFVEEETLNPTVIVRSNDVASVCRYLKGTESLQFDSLMNLAGHDPDGESDLSVVYHLHSTELDHYITLKVFTDRSDASVESVANIFRTADWHEREAWDLYGIKFKGHPDLKRILLEEDWEGHPLKKDYVAAEFYRGMRIAKVK
- a CDS encoding NADH-quinone oxidoreductase subunit D, producing MGRLHAEEMILNMGPQHPSTHGVLRLKLRTDGEIVSHIEPVIGYLHRSFEKHAENLEYQQVTPFCGRCDYLAAMGSEHGYAMAVEKMMGIELPERVEYLRVIFAELQRIASHLVAVGTFGLDVGAITPFIYCFRERELILDLFEMASGARLLYNYIWIGGLAHDVPPGFVEKTYEFLDNFDTRVAEYNQILTGNKIFIERAADIGVMTPEVAINYGVTGPSLRASGVNIDIRRTQPYSIYDRFEFDIPLGEGAQGTIGDSWDRYYVRVREMEESARIIRQALDQLPVEGDVKSAIPRRIRPPKGEIYFRSENARGELGYYIVSNGKNVPLRVKMRSPAFSNLSVINEIGQGWMISDVIAILGSLDIVLGEIDR
- a CDS encoding complex I subunit 1 family protein — translated: MIQSLANWILSFDILAGLGNPIAWGLSLFVVSALIFVFVAVNAIVLVYFERKVSAFMQVRLGPMRVGKFGSLQTVADALKLLQKEDIIPRSADKILFLIGPWVILVASVVTFAAIPFSDTLLAANMNIGLFYVVSISSIVVLGIVMAGWASNNKWSLYGAMRSAAQIISYEIPVGITLIAVVAVVGSLNMQTIVQAQGGVGNLFHWIPLPLPNWFIFHNPFLFLAAFIYLIGATAEINRTPFDIPESESELVAGFMTEYSGLRWALFFLSEYANATLVAFLVAIVFLGGWQSPFADYTGAQIGFSILTLIALMWTVFVKAKAKRLSIYPLGIGLAITIAAWLFPGFAIWLASPGLFWMLMKAGTIIFLLMWFRWTFPRLRVDQLMYVSWKVILPISIVNLMGVAVWMWLTGEIQF